A stretch of Gymnodinialimonas phycosphaerae DNA encodes these proteins:
- a CDS encoding GNAT family N-acetyltransferase: protein MIVRALEAGDRLALSALRLEGIRLFPIAFLLTEKEALTCADDALSGWIDSGNAFGVFDRKRLIGFGGLQGQNFTMSRHRMHMGPFYVTPDEQGTGAADLLLEHLFEVAIARGSTQMELWVAEANTRARAFYARHGFAAKGRIPAAVIQGDVPRDDLFMVRDLTAALPVRGPDGLRRLHAGDWRIFRAIRLEMLRDAPRGFGMTAAEFEAKAADEIITWIEKTYLWAVVEGGRVVATAGWYPMPGAVQAHRGHVVAVYTTPAARGRGLAGQLLTQLASDARAQGKIQLELDVGAENTAAIALYEAAGYRTVGTIPNCLNHAGHIHDQHLMICPLTA from the coding sequence GTGATCGTCCGGGCGCTGGAGGCGGGCGATCGGCTCGCGCTAAGCGCCCTGCGGCTGGAAGGCATCCGCCTGTTTCCCATCGCGTTTCTCCTGACCGAGAAAGAGGCGCTGACCTGCGCCGATGACGCTCTGTCCGGCTGGATCGACAGCGGCAACGCCTTCGGCGTGTTTGATCGCAAGCGGCTGATTGGCTTTGGTGGTCTGCAAGGCCAGAATTTCACCATGTCCCGGCACCGCATGCACATGGGCCCTTTCTACGTCACCCCGGATGAGCAGGGCACCGGCGCGGCGGACCTGTTGCTGGAGCACCTCTTCGAGGTCGCGATCGCCCGGGGAAGCACCCAGATGGAGCTTTGGGTGGCCGAGGCCAACACCCGCGCCCGTGCCTTCTATGCGCGCCACGGATTTGCCGCCAAGGGCCGCATCCCGGCGGCGGTGATCCAGGGCGACGTGCCCCGCGATGATCTGTTCATGGTCCGCGATCTGACCGCCGCGCTCCCCGTGCGTGGCCCCGACGGCCTGCGCCGCCTGCACGCGGGCGACTGGCGCATCTTTCGCGCTATTCGCCTGGAAATGCTGCGCGACGCGCCCCGTGGCTTCGGCATGACCGCCGCCGAGTTCGAGGCCAAGGCCGCCGATGAGATCATCACCTGGATCGAAAAGACCTACCTCTGGGCCGTGGTCGAAGGCGGCCGCGTCGTGGCCACGGCGGGCTGGTATCCGATGCCCGGCGCTGTGCAGGCCCACCGCGGCCATGTGGTCGCCGTCTACACAACGCCCGCCGCGCGGGGCAGGGGTCTTGCGGGGCAACTTCTGACGCAACTCGCAAGCGACGCGCGCGCGCAGGGCAAGATCCAGCTGGAACTGGACGTCGGCGCCGAGAACACCGCCGCCATCGCGCTTTACGAGGCGGCCGGCTATCGCACCGTCGGCACCATCCCCAATTGCCTGAACCACGCAGGCCACATCCATGACCAGCATTTGATGATCTGTCCCCTGACGGCTTGA
- a CDS encoding LacI family DNA-binding transcriptional regulator yields the protein MAEQEIRNMEDFAAVSGISRPTVSKYFNDPQSVRATTRARIEQALERYDYRPNIYAVNQNRRLTKNIGIMVPYLADPFFAEIARNIEMMVIEAGFRPILLSSHGSRDLEAENLDSLRAIKPAGVLLAPLGRASDKSVVEKFCRDVPTILFDSNIDGMGEAFIGSDNVSFVEQTVAYITHQGMPPCFFEMRNPANPNANKRRNAYIAAMEKRGLEPRVVSIDGDGWAFEEIGRQGAHHVLSTGQLPSDTVLCSNDRLAIGFLAACYERGLRVGAGEDCALRVASHDDHPFSRFTCPALTTAAHDYDSVSKSSVDTLFELIENGSRFSNRHETLFPAKLIIRASA from the coding sequence ATGGCCGAACAAGAGATCAGAAACATGGAGGACTTCGCCGCCGTCAGTGGGATCTCCCGCCCGACGGTCTCGAAGTATTTCAACGATCCGCAAAGCGTACGCGCCACGACGCGCGCGCGCATCGAGCAGGCGCTTGAGCGCTATGATTACCGCCCCAACATCTATGCGGTAAACCAGAACCGGCGGCTGACCAAGAACATCGGGATCATGGTCCCCTACCTTGCCGACCCGTTCTTTGCCGAAATCGCCCGAAACATCGAGATGATGGTGATCGAGGCGGGCTTCCGCCCGATCCTGCTCAGTTCTCACGGCAGCCGCGATCTGGAAGCCGAGAACCTTGACAGTTTGCGCGCCATCAAGCCCGCCGGCGTGTTGCTGGCACCGCTGGGACGCGCCTCGGACAAAAGCGTGGTGGAAAAGTTTTGTCGCGACGTCCCCACGATCCTGTTCGACAGCAACATCGACGGCATGGGAGAGGCATTCATCGGCTCGGACAACGTAAGTTTTGTCGAACAAACAGTGGCTTACATCACCCACCAGGGTATGCCCCCGTGCTTTTTCGAGATGCGCAACCCCGCCAACCCCAACGCCAACAAGCGCCGTAACGCCTATATCGCGGCCATGGAGAAGCGCGGGCTGGAACCGCGAGTTGTCAGCATCGACGGCGACGGGTGGGCGTTCGAGGAAATCGGCCGTCAGGGCGCACATCATGTGCTGTCGACCGGGCAGCTGCCCAGCGATACTGTCTTGTGCAGCAACGACCGACTGGCCATCGGCTTCCTGGCGGCGTGTTATGAGCGGGGGCTGCGGGTCGGCGCCGGAGAGGACTGCGCCCTGCGCGTCGCCTCCCACGATGATCACCCGTTCTCGCGCTTCACCTGCCCGGCCCTGACCACCGCCGCACACGACTACGATTCGGTTTCCAAAAGCAGCGTCGACACGCTTTTCGAGTTGATCGAAAACGGTAGCCGCTTCTCCAATCGGCACGAAACCCTTTTTCCCGCGAAACTTATCATTCGTGCATCTGCTTGA
- the murA gene encoding UDP-N-acetylglucosamine 1-carboxyvinyltransferase: protein MDRIVVKGSGPLSGQIPIAGAKNTCLKLMCAALLSDEPLTLTNVPRLSDVATLSELLESLGVQIGRLDDGQTLAFSAKTLSSQLAHYDIVRKLRASFNVLGPLLGRTGEAIVSLPGGCAIGARAVDFHLEGLKKMGATVDLKDGYVHAAGDLKGAEVEFPFPSVGATENVMCAAVRARGTTVIKNAAREPDTKALADCLIAMGADIEGAGTSTIVVRGVDRLHGATHRVIADRIEMGTYMCAPGIAGGEVECLGGTRDLVASLCDKMEDAGLEITETDTGLKVRHPGGRLKAVDVATAPFPGFPTDLQAQFMAMMCFADGTSVLEETIFENRFMHAPELIRMGARIEVHGNTARVTGVDSLRGAPVMATDLRASVSLILAGLAAEGETVVNRVYHLDRGYEHLVRKLRGVGANVERLSDG from the coding sequence ATGGACAGGATCGTTGTGAAGGGCTCCGGCCCGCTGAGTGGGCAGATCCCGATTGCAGGGGCAAAGAACACCTGTCTCAAGCTGATGTGCGCCGCGTTGTTGAGTGATGAGCCGCTGACGCTGACCAATGTTCCGCGCCTGTCGGATGTGGCCACGCTGTCCGAGCTTCTGGAAAGCCTGGGCGTGCAGATCGGGCGGCTGGACGATGGCCAGACCCTGGCATTCTCCGCCAAAACCCTGTCGTCGCAACTTGCCCATTATGACATCGTGCGCAAACTGCGCGCTTCCTTCAACGTTCTGGGCCCGCTTCTGGGCCGCACCGGAGAGGCAATCGTGTCGCTTCCCGGCGGCTGCGCCATTGGGGCCCGCGCGGTGGATTTCCACCTCGAAGGCCTCAAGAAGATGGGGGCGACGGTGGACCTCAAGGACGGCTACGTCCATGCGGCGGGCGACCTGAAGGGGGCGGAGGTCGAATTTCCCTTCCCCTCCGTGGGGGCCACCGAAAACGTGATGTGCGCCGCCGTGCGGGCGCGCGGCACGACCGTCATCAAGAACGCCGCGCGCGAGCCCGACACCAAGGCGTTGGCCGATTGCCTGATCGCCATGGGCGCGGATATCGAAGGGGCGGGGACCTCTACCATCGTTGTGCGTGGCGTGGACCGCCTGCACGGCGCCACCCACCGCGTTATCGCCGACCGGATCGAGATGGGGACCTATATGTGCGCCCCCGGCATCGCGGGCGGCGAAGTGGAGTGTCTGGGCGGCACCCGCGATCTGGTTGCCTCGCTTTGCGACAAGATGGAGGACGCAGGGCTGGAGATCACCGAGACGGACACTGGCCTGAAAGTCCGCCACCCCGGTGGGCGGCTCAAGGCCGTTGATGTCGCCACCGCGCCGTTTCCGGGCTTTCCGACCGACCTGCAAGCGCAGTTCATGGCGATGATGTGCTTTGCCGATGGCACCTCGGTGCTGGAAGAAACGATCTTCGAGAACCGCTTCATGCATGCCCCCGAGCTTATCCGCATGGGCGCGCGGATCGAGGTGCACGGCAACACCGCCCGCGTCACCGGGGTCGACAGCCTGCGCGGCGCGCCCGTCATGGCGACGGACCTGCGCGCCTCGGTCTCTTTGATCCTGGCGGGGTTGGCGGCGGAAGGCGAAACGGTCGTGAACCGCGTCTACCACCTTGATCGCGGGTACGAACATCTGGTGCGCAAGCTTCGGGGCGTCGGCGCAAATGTGGAGCGTCTCTCTGATGGCTGA
- a CDS encoding L-iditol 2-dehydrogenase: MTRLAGKCALITGAARGIGRAFAERYIAEGARVAIADINLARAQETASEIGAIAVEMDVACEDSIAAGVTAAVEGLGQIDILINNAAVFTAAPLVEITYKEYADVFDINVGGTLFTMQAVARHMIEAGIKGRIINMASQAGRRGEPLVAVYCASKAAVISLTQSAGLNLIGHGINVNAISPGVVDGEHWDGVDAFFAKYEGKAPGQKKREVGEAVPYGRMGVAEDLTGMAVFLASDEAAYIVGQTYNVDGGQWLS; encoded by the coding sequence ATGACACGCCTTGCCGGAAAATGCGCGTTGATTACCGGGGCAGCACGCGGCATCGGGCGCGCCTTTGCGGAGCGCTACATCGCCGAAGGCGCGCGCGTGGCGATTGCCGATATCAATCTGGCGCGGGCCCAAGAGACCGCCTCGGAGATCGGCGCGATAGCGGTGGAAATGGACGTGGCCTGCGAAGACAGCATCGCCGCGGGTGTGACCGCCGCGGTCGAGGGCCTGGGGCAGATCGATATCCTGATCAACAACGCGGCGGTGTTCACGGCCGCCCCGCTGGTCGAGATCACCTACAAGGAATACGCGGACGTCTTCGACATCAACGTGGGCGGGACGCTGTTCACCATGCAGGCCGTTGCGCGCCACATGATCGAGGCCGGGATCAAGGGCCGGATTATCAATATGGCCAGCCAGGCGGGACGTCGTGGCGAGCCGCTGGTGGCCGTCTATTGCGCCTCCAAGGCCGCGGTCATCAGCCTGACGCAAAGCGCGGGTCTGAACCTGATCGGGCATGGCATCAACGTGAACGCCATCTCGCCCGGGGTGGTGGATGGCGAACATTGGGACGGTGTCGACGCCTTCTTCGCCAAGTACGAAGGCAAGGCGCCGGGCCAGAAAAAGCGCGAAGTGGGCGAGGCCGTGCCTTACGGGCGCATGGGCGTCGCCGAGGATCTGACCGGCATGGCCGTGTTTCTGGCCAGTGACGAAGCCGCATACATCGTGGGCCAGACCTACAATGTCGACGGCGGGCAGTGGTTGAGTTGA
- a CDS encoding DUF2948 family protein yields the protein MADAPQDARFEDAGDAPVALRALEAVDVPVISALIQDAVFPGTEMRWDKSRRRFALLVNRFRWEVQSGAPERVQAVLAVEDVLKVASQGIDRSDPDMVYSLLALSWTPGEDGMGRLELVLAGDGAIALEVEALEITLKDVTQPYGAVSGKAPDHAL from the coding sequence ATGGCTGATGCCCCCCAAGACGCCCGGTTCGAGGACGCTGGCGACGCCCCGGTGGCCCTTCGTGCGCTGGAGGCGGTGGATGTGCCGGTGATCTCGGCGCTGATTCAGGACGCCGTGTTCCCGGGTACGGAAATGCGGTGGGACAAGTCGCGTCGCCGCTTCGCGCTTTTGGTCAATCGCTTCCGGTGGGAAGTGCAGAGCGGCGCGCCCGAACGGGTTCAGGCGGTGCTGGCCGTGGAAGACGTGCTGAAGGTCGCCAGCCAGGGCATCGACCGAAGCGATCCGGACATGGTGTATTCGCTGCTCGCGCTGTCGTGGACGCCGGGGGAAGACGGGATGGGACGGTTGGAGCTGGTTCTTGCCGGTGACGGCGCCATCGCGCTGGAGGTCGAAGCACTGGAAATCACCCTCAAAGATGTCACCCAGCCCTACGGCGCGGTGTCGGGCAAAGCCCCGGATCACGCCCTGTGA
- the hisD gene encoding histidinol dehydrogenase — MPQFLNTNDADFDTRFAALLEMKREDAPDVDDTVAAIIADVRARGDAAVIELTAKFDRLSLTPETLAFTPEEIASAIGQVPAVERDALELAAERIRAYHVRQRPEDARWTDPDGAELGWRWGPVSAAGLYVPGGLASYPSSVLMNAIPAQVAGVGRLTICAPTPDGISNPLVLLAAHLSGVDTIYRIGGAQAIAAMAYGTGTIAPVDKITGPGNAFVAAAKRRVFGKVGIDMIAGPSEILVIADADNDPDWIATDLLSQAEHDESAQSILITDDADFAQAVARAVEAQLQTLPRAAIAGPSWRDFGAIITCSDLSEAATLSDRIAPEHLELCVADPEALFAKITHAGAVFLGQWTPEAIGDYIGGPNHVLPTARSARFSSGLNVLDFMKRTTVARMTPAALKAIGPAAEVLAASEGLGAHGASVAARLARLNADEG, encoded by the coding sequence ATGCCGCAGTTTCTCAATACCAACGACGCTGATTTCGACACGCGCTTTGCCGCGCTGCTGGAGATGAAGCGTGAAGACGCCCCCGATGTGGACGATACCGTCGCCGCGATCATCGCAGACGTCCGCGCCCGCGGCGATGCCGCCGTGATCGAGCTGACCGCGAAATTTGACCGCCTGTCCCTGACGCCCGAGACGCTGGCCTTCACCCCCGAAGAGATCGCGTCAGCCATCGGTCAGGTCCCAGCGGTTGAACGTGACGCGTTGGAACTGGCGGCCGAGCGCATCCGCGCCTACCACGTGCGCCAACGCCCCGAGGACGCCCGCTGGACCGACCCCGACGGGGCCGAGTTGGGTTGGCGCTGGGGGCCTGTCTCGGCTGCGGGCCTTTATGTGCCCGGCGGTCTGGCCTCCTATCCGTCGTCCGTCCTGATGAACGCCATTCCCGCCCAGGTCGCGGGCGTTGGGCGCCTTACAATCTGTGCGCCCACCCCCGACGGCATCTCCAATCCGCTGGTGCTGCTGGCCGCGCATCTGTCGGGCGTCGATACGATCTACCGCATCGGTGGCGCTCAGGCGATTGCCGCTATGGCCTACGGCACCGGCACCATCGCGCCCGTGGACAAGATCACCGGCCCCGGCAATGCCTTCGTCGCCGCCGCCAAGCGCCGGGTGTTCGGCAAGGTCGGCATCGACATGATCGCGGGCCCGTCGGAAATCCTCGTCATCGCGGATGCGGACAACGACCCCGACTGGATCGCCACCGATCTGCTGTCGCAGGCCGAACACGACGAAAGCGCCCAGTCGATCCTGATTACCGATGATGCGGATTTCGCCCAGGCCGTGGCACGGGCCGTGGAGGCGCAACTTCAAACCCTCCCCCGCGCCGCCATTGCCGGGCCCTCCTGGCGTGACTTCGGCGCGATCATCACCTGCTCGGACCTGTCTGAGGCGGCGACCCTCTCCGACAGGATCGCCCCCGAACATCTGGAGCTTTGCGTCGCGGACCCCGAGGCGCTTTTTGCCAAGATCACCCACGCGGGTGCCGTTTTCCTTGGCCAATGGACTCCCGAGGCGATCGGCGATTACATCGGTGGACCAAATCATGTTTTGCCCACGGCGCGCTCTGCCCGCTTCTCATCGGGCCTCAACGTGCTGGACTTCATGAAGCGCACCACCGTGGCGCGGATGACGCCCGCGGCGCTCAAGGCAATCGGTCCGGCGGCCGAGGTCCTTGCGGCGTCGGAAGGATTGGGGGCCCATGGTGCCTCCGTGGCCGCGCGGCTGGCGCGGCTCAACGCGGACGAGGGATAA
- a CDS encoding ABC transporter substrate-binding protein — MSLKRALGATTALAICAAGTAAFADAHSATITIATVNNGDMVRMQGYTDQFTAETGIAVEWVTLEENVLRQRVTTDITTNGGQFDIMTIGMYEAPIWGSNGWLVPLDGLSEEYNADDILPAMRGGLSHDGTLYAAPFYGESSMVMYRTDLMEAAGLEMPDAPTWEFIREAAAAMTDRENDINGICLRGKPGWGEGGAFITAMSNSFGARWFDMDWQAQFDTQPWLDTLTFYNDMMQESGPSGFATNGFTENLNLFNQGLCGMWIDATVAASFVTNPDDSTVADSVGFALAPDNGLGVRSNWLWAWALAVPAGTQQQAEAIQFIEWATGTGYIELVAENEGWANVPPGARTSLYENPNYIEVPFAQMTLDSILSADPNNSTVEESPYVGIQFAAIPEFAGIATEVSQEFSAFYAGQQTVEEALANAQAITNEAMEAAGYQ; from the coding sequence ATGTCTCTCAAGAGAGCACTTGGCGCGACGACAGCGCTTGCAATCTGCGCAGCCGGCACCGCCGCATTTGCAGATGCACACTCGGCAACCATCACCATCGCGACCGTCAACAACGGCGACATGGTGCGGATGCAGGGTTACACTGACCAGTTCACCGCAGAGACCGGCATCGCCGTCGAGTGGGTTACGCTGGAAGAGAACGTGCTGCGTCAGCGCGTGACCACGGACATCACCACCAACGGTGGCCAGTTCGACATCATGACCATCGGCATGTACGAAGCGCCGATCTGGGGATCCAACGGCTGGCTCGTCCCGCTGGACGGCCTGTCTGAAGAATACAACGCCGACGACATCCTGCCCGCCATGCGCGGCGGTCTGTCCCACGACGGCACGCTTTATGCAGCGCCCTTCTACGGCGAATCGTCCATGGTCATGTACCGCACGGACCTGATGGAGGCCGCTGGCCTCGAAATGCCCGATGCACCGACTTGGGAATTCATCCGCGAAGCCGCGGCTGCGATGACCGACCGTGAGAACGACATCAACGGCATCTGCCTGCGTGGTAAGCCCGGTTGGGGCGAAGGTGGTGCATTCATCACCGCGATGTCCAACTCCTTCGGCGCACGTTGGTTCGACATGGACTGGCAGGCTCAGTTCGACACCCAGCCCTGGCTCGACACGCTGACCTTCTACAACGACATGATGCAGGAATCCGGTCCCTCGGGCTTTGCCACCAACGGCTTCACCGAGAACCTGAACCTGTTCAACCAGGGCCTCTGCGGCATGTGGATCGACGCCACGGTTGCGGCATCCTTCGTGACCAACCCCGATGACAGCACCGTTGCCGACTCGGTCGGTTTCGCACTGGCACCCGACAACGGTTTGGGCGTTCGCTCCAACTGGCTGTGGGCCTGGGCACTGGCAGTACCTGCCGGCACGCAGCAGCAGGCAGAAGCGATCCAGTTCATCGAGTGGGCCACCGGTACGGGCTACATCGAGCTGGTTGCCGAAAACGAAGGTTGGGCGAACGTCCCCCCCGGCGCACGTACGTCGCTCTACGAGAACCCGAACTACATCGAGGTGCCGTTCGCACAGATGACGCTGGACTCGATCCTGTCGGCTGATCCGAACAACTCCACCGTCGAAGAGAGCCCCTATGTGGGTATCCAGTTCGCGGCGATCCCCGAGTTTGCCGGTATCGCGACCGAAGTGAGCCAGGAATTCTCGGCTTTCTACGCCGGTCAGCAGACCGTTGAAGAAGCGCTGGCGAACGCCCAGGCGATCACCAACGAAGCCATGGAAGCTGCTGGTTACCAGTAA
- a CDS encoding carbohydrate ABC transporter permease — MARAVTNNRKALNTALAWLVGLMIFFPILWTILTSFKTEADAIANPPVLFFFDWTLENYREVMERSNYARFLSNSILIAGGSTILGLIIAVPAAWSMAFVPSNRTKDILLWMLSTKMLPAVGVLYPIYLLCIQLGVLDNRFALVVILMLINLPIIVWMLYTYFKEIPGEILEAARMDGAGLKEEILYVLTPMAVPGIASTMLLNFILAWNEAFWTLNLTSVDAAPLTAFIASYSSPEGLFFAKLSAASTMAIAPILILGWFSQKQLVRGLTFGAVK, encoded by the coding sequence ATGGCTAGAGCTGTCACAAACAACCGCAAGGCCCTGAACACCGCACTCGCGTGGCTCGTGGGACTGATGATCTTCTTCCCGATCCTCTGGACGATCCTGACATCGTTCAAGACGGAAGCGGATGCCATCGCCAACCCTCCGGTCCTGTTCTTCTTCGACTGGACGCTGGAAAACTACCGCGAGGTCATGGAGCGGTCCAACTACGCCCGCTTCCTGTCGAACTCGATCCTGATTGCCGGGGGCTCCACGATCCTTGGTTTGATCATCGCGGTACCTGCCGCCTGGTCGATGGCCTTCGTGCCCTCGAACCGGACCAAGGACATCCTGCTGTGGATGTTGAGCACCAAGATGCTGCCAGCCGTGGGCGTCCTCTACCCCATCTACCTGCTGTGCATTCAGCTGGGGGTTCTGGACAATCGGTTCGCGCTGGTCGTCATTCTGATGCTGATCAACCTGCCGATCATAGTCTGGATGCTCTACACCTACTTCAAGGAAATCCCCGGTGAGATCCTTGAAGCCGCCCGGATGGACGGCGCGGGTCTGAAGGAAGAGATCCTCTATGTCCTGACGCCCATGGCCGTGCCGGGCATTGCCTCCACCATGTTGCTGAACTTCATCCTGGCGTGGAACGAAGCCTTCTGGACGCTGAACCTGACCTCGGTCGACGCGGCGCCTTTGACGGCCTTCATCGCAAGCTATTCGTCACCCGAAGGGCTGTTCTTCGCGAAACTCTCGGCGGCCTCGACCATGGCCATTGCGCCGATCCTCATCCTGGGCTGGTTCAGCCAGAAGCAACTTGTCCGAGGTCTGACCTTTGGTGCCGTCAAATAA
- a CDS encoding carbohydrate ABC transporter permease: protein MATQHSRSAARIMMAPAVFLLLVWMLVPLCMTLWFSVRDYRPLRGGDNGFVGLDNFVRFVSSNSFWPSIMTTLIIVGGVLLISICLGVLLAILLDQPMWGQGVVRILVIAPFFVMPTVSALVWKNMFMDPVNGVFSYIWRFFGADPVVWLSEMPVFSIVMIVSWQWLPFATLILLTAIQSLDSEQLEAAEMDGASPIARFAFITLPHLSRAITIVILIQTIFLLAVFAEIFVTTGGAFGTRTLTYLIYQRVLESQNVGLGSAGGVYAIILANIVAIFLMRIVGKNLDK, encoded by the coding sequence ATGGCAACCCAGCACTCCAGATCCGCAGCGCGGATCATGATGGCCCCGGCGGTTTTTCTGCTCCTTGTGTGGATGCTTGTGCCCCTGTGCATGACCCTGTGGTTCTCGGTCCGCGACTACCGGCCGCTGCGCGGCGGCGACAATGGATTTGTAGGCTTGGACAACTTCGTCCGCTTCGTCTCGTCCAACTCATTCTGGCCCTCGATCATGACGACGCTCATCATCGTCGGCGGTGTCCTTCTGATCTCCATCTGCCTTGGCGTTCTGCTGGCGATCCTTCTGGATCAGCCGATGTGGGGCCAGGGCGTTGTCCGCATCCTCGTGATCGCCCCCTTCTTCGTGATGCCCACGGTATCCGCGCTGGTGTGGAAGAACATGTTCATGGATCCGGTCAACGGCGTCTTCAGTTACATTTGGCGGTTCTTCGGCGCCGACCCGGTGGTCTGGCTATCGGAAATGCCGGTGTTCTCCATCGTGATGATCGTGTCCTGGCAGTGGCTGCCGTTTGCGACGCTGATCCTGCTGACGGCGATCCAATCGCTGGACAGCGAGCAGTTGGAAGCCGCCGAGATGGATGGCGCAAGCCCAATCGCGCGCTTTGCCTTCATCACGCTCCCGCACCTGAGCCGCGCGATCACCATCGTGATCCTGATCCAGACGATCTTCCTGCTGGCCGTCTTCGCCGAGATCTTCGTGACCACGGGCGGTGCATTCGGAACCCGGACCCTGACCTACCTGATCTACCAGCGCGTGCTGGAAAGCCAGAACGTGGGCCTTGGATCCGCAGGCGGCGTCTACGCTATCATTCTTGCCAACATCGTTGCCATCTTCCTGATGCGCATCGTCGGCAAAAACCTGGACAAGTGA
- a CDS encoding ABC transporter ATP-binding protein — protein sequence MGRITLDKVQKSFGEVEVIPPLDLEINEGEFVVFVGPSGCGKSTLLRLIAGLEDVSGGQIRIDGEDATMTPPAKRGLAMVFQSYALYPHMSVRKNIAFPLRMAGMDQAEQERRIDKAASILNLSDYIDRRPGQLSGGQRQRVAIGRAIVREPAAFLFDEPLSNLDAALRVGMRLEITELHERLKTTMIYVTHDQVEAMTMADKIVVLRAGHIEQVGSPLELYRAPKNLFVAGFIGSPKMNQIDGAEAAKHNATTIGIRPEHIDVSKTEGMWKGRVGVSEHLGSDTFFYVHDTGVAEDITVRVNGEFELHSGDDVYLTPQADKLHRFDASGLRIA from the coding sequence ATGGGACGCATTACACTTGACAAAGTGCAAAAGTCTTTCGGCGAAGTCGAAGTCATCCCGCCGCTGGATCTGGAAATCAATGAGGGCGAGTTCGTCGTCTTCGTCGGCCCGTCGGGCTGCGGCAAGTCGACGCTTCTGCGACTGATCGCAGGCCTGGAGGATGTATCGGGCGGGCAGATCCGGATCGACGGCGAGGATGCCACCATGACGCCGCCTGCCAAGCGCGGCCTCGCGATGGTGTTCCAGTCCTACGCGCTTTACCCGCATATGTCGGTGCGCAAGAACATCGCCTTCCCGCTGCGGATGGCGGGCATGGACCAGGCCGAGCAAGAGCGTCGCATCGACAAGGCGGCCAGCATCCTGAACCTGAGCGACTATATCGACCGCCGCCCCGGCCAGCTTTCGGGCGGTCAGCGTCAGCGTGTGGCCATCGGCCGCGCGATTGTGCGCGAACCCGCCGCGTTCCTCTTTGACGAGCCGCTGTCGAACCTTGACGCCGCCCTGCGGGTGGGAATGCGCCTTGAGATCACGGAACTGCATGAGCGTCTGAAGACCACGATGATCTACGTGACCCACGACCAAGTCGAAGCCATGACAATGGCCGACAAGATCGTGGTCCTGCGTGCCGGTCACATCGAGCAGGTTGGCAGCCCGCTGGAGCTGTACCGCGCGCCCAAGAACCTGTTTGTCGCGGGCTTCATCGGCTCGCCCAAGATGAACCAGATCGACGGGGCCGAAGCCGCCAAGCACAACGCCACCACCATCGGCATCCGCCCCGAGCATATCGATGTCTCGAAGACGGAAGGCATGTGGAAGGGCCGCGTCGGTGTGTCCGAACACCTGGGGTCCGACACGTTCTTCTACGTCCACGACACCGGCGTCGCCGAGGATATCACAGTACGTGTGAACGGCGAGTTCGAGTTGCACTCAGGCGACGACGTCTACCTGACACCGCAGGCCGACAAGCTGCACCGCTTCGACGCAAGCGGTCTGCGCATCGCATGA